In Desulfovibrio sp. JC022, the following proteins share a genomic window:
- the nadC gene encoding carboxylating nicotinate-nucleotide diphosphorylase, with protein MTENAFNDFFQAEAKMFLLATIRIALSEDGPDLTSMGLFEQDDIATAQIIAKEDTVISGLPLIHLILEFADQENKCQVHLNVDEGDKISKGTLIAAIQGPAGLLLKAERVILNFISHMSGIATETRKYVDALDHSETILLDTRKTLPGLRYPEKYAVLCGGAKNHRLNLVEMLMLKDNHIDRAGSITSAVEKLRAKYDQECPPIEVECRNQEEVDEAIACNVERIMLDNMSFEEAKGAISTIPDEIETEISGNVTLETIAALAEAKPDYISVGRITHSAKCSDMSMQIIPM; from the coding sequence ATGACTGAAAACGCATTCAACGACTTCTTTCAAGCTGAAGCAAAAATGTTCCTTCTAGCCACCATAAGAATAGCTTTAAGCGAAGACGGCCCGGACCTGACCTCAATGGGCCTGTTTGAGCAGGACGATATTGCAACCGCTCAGATCATCGCTAAGGAAGATACTGTAATCTCCGGGTTACCCCTCATCCACTTGATTCTTGAATTTGCAGATCAGGAAAATAAGTGTCAGGTGCATCTTAATGTTGATGAAGGTGATAAAATCTCCAAAGGAACACTCATCGCGGCCATTCAAGGCCCGGCCGGCCTGCTCCTCAAGGCTGAAAGAGTAATCCTGAACTTCATCTCCCACATGTCCGGAATCGCAACTGAAACCCGTAAATACGTGGACGCGCTGGATCATAGCGAGACTATCCTCCTCGATACCCGCAAGACCCTGCCCGGCCTGCGTTACCCTGAAAAATACGCTGTCCTTTGCGGCGGAGCCAAAAACCACCGTCTCAATCTGGTGGAAATGCTCATGCTTAAGGACAATCACATTGACCGCGCCGGATCAATCACATCCGCCGTGGAAAAACTGCGCGCCAAATACGATCAGGAATGTCCGCCCATCGAGGTGGAATGCCGCAATCAGGAAGAAGTGGATGAAGCTATTGCCTGTAATGTTGAACGCATCATGCTCGACAACATGAGCTTCGAAGAGGCAAAGGGTGCCATCTCCACCATTCCCGATGAAATTGAAACCGAGATCAGCGGAAACGTGACCCTTGAGACCATTGCCGCGCTTGCAGAAGCAAAGCCGGATTACATATCCGTAGGCCGGATCACCCACTCCGCAAAATGCTCTGACATGAGCATGCAGATCATACCAATGTAG
- the mgtE gene encoding magnesium transporter yields MANPKGIPEPLRRWQEHGKGRAGQVDQRVIDAMHPADAADHIEELGLEEQVKFIKQLPSRDAADSIAEMEKYDQRDLIERLNVGMAARILEIMSPDDATDILEDLDDDLRETLLRQIKAEDREEISTLLTFDPDTAGGVMTTEVAIVRDNMTVDQAIAEIRKEVEDKSIPYYAYVVGRRNQLVGVVSMRDLLVSRAGKMLTDLTHNQHLISVNYNVDKEEVARLIAHYNFLAMPVTDFDHRFLGVVTVDDVIDIINEEASEDMQSMVGAGTDETVDSPWKYSVKKRLPWLVINVANSAIAAWVVHLFEGNITKMAILAVLMPIVANQAGNTGQQALAVMIRQFATEKFDRKKSWEAVLREFKIGLANGLCIAFLVLGAVFMLTNNYALALVMSGALFIDMVLGAVVGGAIPIILKEFGRDPAQASSIFLTTITDSFGFLSLLGLAGIFLL; encoded by the coding sequence ATGGCTAATCCAAAAGGAATACCCGAACCACTCAGACGGTGGCAGGAACACGGCAAAGGACGCGCCGGTCAAGTTGATCAGCGTGTTATTGATGCTATGCACCCTGCGGATGCTGCTGATCATATTGAAGAACTTGGACTGGAAGAACAGGTCAAGTTTATCAAACAGTTGCCCAGCCGTGATGCCGCAGACTCCATTGCTGAGATGGAAAAATATGATCAGCGGGATCTTATTGAACGGCTTAATGTCGGAATGGCTGCCCGTATCCTTGAGATCATGTCCCCGGATGATGCCACGGATATTCTTGAGGATCTTGATGACGATCTGCGGGAAACCCTTTTGCGCCAGATCAAAGCCGAAGACAGGGAAGAGATTTCAACCCTGCTGACCTTTGATCCCGACACCGCCGGCGGTGTTATGACCACCGAGGTCGCCATTGTCCGCGACAATATGACCGTTGATCAGGCTATTGCTGAGATCCGTAAGGAAGTGGAAGACAAAAGTATTCCTTACTACGCCTATGTTGTGGGTCGCCGTAATCAGCTTGTAGGTGTAGTTTCCATGCGTGATTTACTTGTTTCACGCGCGGGCAAAATGCTCACTGACTTGACCCACAACCAGCACCTTATCTCTGTTAACTATAACGTAGATAAAGAGGAAGTTGCCCGGCTTATCGCGCACTATAATTTTCTGGCTATGCCTGTGACTGATTTTGACCACCGCTTTCTCGGAGTTGTCACTGTTGATGATGTCATTGACATTATTAATGAAGAGGCCAGTGAAGATATGCAGTCAATGGTTGGTGCGGGTACTGATGAAACGGTTGATTCGCCGTGGAAATATTCGGTAAAAAAACGTCTGCCATGGCTGGTTATCAATGTAGCGAACTCTGCAATCGCTGCGTGGGTTGTCCATCTCTTTGAAGGAAACATTACAAAGATGGCCATTCTTGCTGTGCTTATGCCCATTGTAGCAAATCAGGCGGGTAATACAGGACAGCAGGCTCTTGCAGTTATGATTCGCCAATTTGCCACCGAGAAGTTCGACCGTAAGAAATCATGGGAAGCTGTTTTGCGTGAATTCAAAATCGGTCTTGCCAACGGTCTTTGCATCGCCTTCCTGGTATTGGGCGCAGTTTTCATGCTAACCAACAATTACGCATTGGCATTGGTTATGTCCGGTGCATTATTTATTGATATGGTACTCGGTGCAGTGGTCGGTGGAGCAATTCCCATTATTCTCAAAGAATTCGGTCGTGACCCGGCACAGGCTTCATCAATTTTCCTGACCACGATTACGGATAGCTTCGGTTTTCTCTCGCTGCTGGGGCTTGCCGGAATTTTCCTGCTTTAG
- a CDS encoding transferase, with protein sequence MRRVKKLINHIISRVNVNLRPMGLDVEQALTSTIDVNKLTDDYAYYALSIDHPIYFRFRESNLGGSYFLGKCDVDRSIIVRSDIRGDELKAEGTEVEFGGVKTELYRDEIIQVVNSFLFKTLVHNHSRNPEIPEFFRIQNTVAMHYANIHGTTTEGAYLGAFSTADLSVLHNCILGNYSYVQAGDLSKVCIDPGRIWIKAEGKYEFDYNYPQATLEEYISWDQDGELIGLFADFLKGRRSDFLPVYDSLADKFPVWVPENAFVSRYAVVKGNCEIGENCLVAQRAYIENSVLGAGSNAQENSFIVDTCFAGLVVVAHGGKLVHSNIGKKVFIGFNSFLHGTEETPVSVGAGSIVMPHTIIHASEPIDIPDETIVWGYVTKQSDLETQSMSLTNFSKGKAICMDRMSFYGDGAAFIRDFQNRIEHILVENGARFDGNAESRGHAQRTQYVSYNLFQPYLAGEKQGMFPTIIVEDD encoded by the coding sequence ATGAGAAGAGTCAAAAAGCTTATCAATCATATTATATCAAGGGTAAATGTAAATCTCCGGCCCATGGGCCTTGATGTTGAACAGGCCTTGACCAGCACTATTGATGTTAACAAGCTGACCGATGATTATGCGTACTATGCATTATCTATTGACCACCCCATCTATTTCCGGTTCAGGGAAAGTAATCTCGGCGGATCGTATTTTCTTGGAAAATGTGATGTTGACCGTTCAATAATTGTCAGAAGTGACATCCGTGGCGATGAACTTAAAGCCGAAGGAACGGAAGTAGAGTTCGGCGGAGTTAAAACTGAACTGTACCGGGATGAAATTATTCAGGTAGTAAACAGTTTTCTTTTTAAGACGCTGGTCCATAACCACTCCCGCAACCCGGAAATCCCGGAATTTTTTCGTATCCAGAATACTGTGGCTATGCATTATGCCAACATCCACGGGACTACAACCGAAGGTGCCTATCTTGGAGCGTTCTCAACTGCGGACCTTTCTGTGCTGCATAATTGTATTCTTGGTAATTACAGTTATGTTCAGGCTGGCGACCTTTCCAAGGTCTGCATTGATCCGGGGCGTATCTGGATTAAGGCTGAAGGAAAATATGAATTTGACTACAACTATCCGCAGGCCACCCTTGAAGAATATATTTCATGGGATCAGGATGGTGAACTTATAGGGCTCTTTGCTGATTTTCTCAAAGGTCGCAGAAGTGATTTTCTGCCTGTTTACGATTCGCTGGCAGATAAATTTCCGGTCTGGGTTCCTGAAAATGCCTTTGTTAGCCGTTATGCTGTAGTCAAAGGAAATTGTGAGATTGGCGAGAATTGTCTTGTGGCTCAGCGGGCATATATTGAAAATTCGGTACTCGGGGCCGGTTCCAATGCTCAGGAAAATAGTTTTATTGTGGATACCTGCTTTGCCGGACTGGTCGTTGTCGCTCATGGCGGTAAATTGGTTCATTCCAATATCGGCAAGAAAGTCTTCATCGGCTTTAACTCATTCCTGCATGGGACAGAGGAAACTCCGGTTTCTGTAGGAGCAGGTTCGATTGTAATGCCTCATACCATCATTCATGCTTCCGAGCCTATTGATATTCCAGATGAAACTATTGTTTGGGGCTATGTAACCAAACAAAGCGATCTTGAAACACAATCCATGTCGCTGACTAATTTTTCTAAAGGAAAGGCCATCTGCATGGACAGAATGTCTTTTTACGGTGACGGCGCGGCGTTTATCCGCGATTTCCAGAACCGTATTGAGCATATTCTGGTGGAAAACGGTGCCCGCTTTGACGGCAATGCCGAGAGCAGGGGACACGCACAGAGAACGCAATATGTTTCCTACAACCTTTTCCAACCCTATCTGGCCGGGGAAAAGCAGGGCATGTTCCCGACTATTATTGTTGAAGATGATTAA
- a CDS encoding adenylate kinase, with amino-acid sequence MNILIFGPNGSGKGTQGALAKKKFDLDHIESGAIFRKHIGGGTELGMKAKEYIDKGELVPDDITIPMVLDVLQSSSENGWLLDGFPRSIVQAEKLWEALEKDGVKLDYVIEILLPREVAKNRIMGRRLCENDPNHPNNKFIDAIKPAGDKCRVCGGALSERADDQDEDAISKRHDIYYDDKTGTVAAAYFYKDLAPKAGFKYIELDGEGTIDAIKETLMAQLV; translated from the coding sequence ATGAATATTCTTATTTTTGGACCCAACGGTAGTGGTAAAGGAACTCAGGGCGCTCTCGCTAAGAAAAAATTCGACCTCGATCACATTGAATCCGGCGCAATCTTCCGTAAGCACATCGGTGGCGGCACCGAGCTCGGTATGAAAGCTAAAGAATACATTGATAAAGGTGAACTCGTTCCTGATGATATCACCATCCCCATGGTTCTGGACGTTCTCCAGTCTTCCAGCGAAAACGGCTGGTTGCTCGACGGTTTCCCCCGCTCCATCGTACAGGCTGAAAAGCTTTGGGAAGCTCTTGAAAAAGACGGCGTAAAGCTCGACTACGTTATCGAAATCCTGCTGCCCCGCGAAGTTGCTAAAAACCGCATCATGGGCCGTCGCCTTTGCGAAAACGATCCTAACCACCCCAACAACAAATTCATCGACGCTATCAAGCCCGCTGGTGACAAATGTCGCGTATGTGGCGGTGCTCTTTCCGAGCGCGCTGATGACCAGGACGAAGATGCAATCAGCAAACGTCACGACATCTACTATGATGACAAGACCGGTACTGTTGCAGCAGCATACTTCTACAAAGATCTGGCTCCTAAAGCCGGCTTCAAATACATTGAACTCGACGGTGAAGGCACCATCGATGCGATCAAAGAGACCCTCATGGCTCAGCTCGTATAG
- the tilS gene encoding tRNA lysidine(34) synthetase TilS has protein sequence MGSLPKSIQELDPKLARFCLNIEKFGKQKSGKNFAAFPMLVGVSGGIDSTALLIIATLLARKSGGRVFCAHVDHGLREESAGDRIFVEDLCAMLDVPVEPLAADVAGYAAKNSMGLEEAGRIIRYDFFNQCLKKFKAEYLLLAHHVGDLSEDIVMRLIRGTGWPALAGMIAYDPKRKLLRPLLSTKKEDLENFLRSIGCPWREDESNHSDDYTRNRLRNNIMPLLNAENPNLGAGLIRLKNQAELDETYWDEKIADVSEYIESGENGEIFLPCSILNKCHSALRLRIYKKILDGLGPGHALFDSIMQLDRAFSARKSGSTFQFPGNKVVKVNKAGLLFNIN, from the coding sequence ATGGGATCATTGCCAAAATCAATTCAAGAACTTGATCCAAAATTAGCTCGATTCTGCTTGAATATTGAGAAATTTGGTAAACAAAAATCAGGCAAAAACTTTGCCGCTTTTCCCATGCTTGTCGGCGTATCCGGTGGCATTGATTCCACTGCTTTATTGATTATCGCTACCCTGCTCGCCCGTAAATCGGGGGGCAGGGTTTTTTGCGCCCATGTGGATCATGGCTTGCGGGAGGAGTCTGCCGGAGACCGTATTTTTGTTGAAGATTTATGCGCTATGCTGGATGTTCCTGTTGAACCACTTGCAGCCGATGTTGCGGGCTATGCCGCGAAAAATTCCATGGGACTTGAAGAGGCTGGACGCATTATCCGTTATGATTTTTTCAACCAATGCTTGAAGAAATTTAAAGCTGAGTATCTGCTGCTGGCTCATCATGTCGGTGATTTATCCGAAGATATTGTTATGCGTCTCATTCGGGGTACCGGCTGGCCTGCCCTGGCAGGGATGATTGCTTATGACCCGAAGCGGAAACTGTTACGTCCCCTACTCTCAACTAAGAAAGAAGACCTTGAAAACTTCCTGCGTTCTATCGGCTGTCCGTGGCGAGAAGACGAAAGTAATCATAGTGACGACTATACCCGTAACCGGCTCCGAAATAATATCATGCCTCTGCTCAATGCAGAGAATCCTAATCTGGGTGCAGGACTGATCAGGTTGAAAAATCAGGCTGAGCTTGATGAAACTTATTGGGATGAAAAGATTGCAGATGTTTCTGAGTATATAGAGTCAGGAGAAAATGGCGAAATATTCTTGCCTTGTTCAATTTTGAACAAATGTCATTCTGCATTAAGACTCCGTATTTATAAAAAAATTTTAGATGGCCTCGGTCCGGGACATGCTCTTTTTGACTCAATAATGCAGCTGGATCGGGCTTTTTCTGCTCGTAAATCAGGTTCAACCTTCCAGTTCCCCGGAAACAAGGTTGTTAAGGTCAATAAAGCAGGGCTCTTATTCAATATTAATTAG
- the hemA gene encoding glutamyl-tRNA reductase has product MDHNIYLIGLNHRSAGVDVRERYALTNVEEFEAGLLELGVREVMALSTCNRVEILVVCSPDITDRNILEYWAKRCGGSVRELEPNTYSHEGLNSVKHLFRVACSLDSMIVGEPQILGQLKESYRKAVEAGAARVIINRMLHKSFFVAKRVRTETSIASSAVSISYAAVELAKKIFGELQGQRAMLIGAGEMAELAATHLLNSGVEQISIANRTYSRAEELGKCMGGKAVPFENLYDHLVETDIIISSTGAPHAVISAKEMRKVIKKRKYRPMFFIDIAVPRDIDPDVNGLDNVYLYDIDDLKDVVEENKSQREDEAIKANSIVEFETLSFGNWINSLDLQPTIVDLFNRSEHVAQQELAKTLKRLGDVDAKTHKALETMAMSIGKKLLHEPVAFLKRRTEEEGKADEFVDLARRMFNLDNETIPADAHCGRKKKNNFED; this is encoded by the coding sequence ATGGACCATAATATTTACCTGATCGGCCTCAACCACCGCTCTGCCGGAGTGGATGTGCGAGAACGTTACGCCCTGACAAATGTAGAGGAGTTCGAAGCCGGACTGCTTGAACTGGGCGTGCGTGAAGTAATGGCCTTATCCACCTGTAACAGGGTTGAAATACTGGTTGTCTGCTCTCCGGACATTACCGATAGAAATATCCTTGAATACTGGGCAAAACGGTGTGGCGGTTCAGTTAGAGAACTGGAACCAAACACGTACAGCCATGAAGGATTGAACTCGGTGAAACACCTGTTCCGGGTGGCATGCAGCCTCGATTCAATGATCGTTGGAGAACCGCAGATTCTCGGGCAGCTCAAGGAATCATACCGCAAAGCGGTTGAAGCCGGGGCTGCAAGGGTCATTATCAACCGCATGCTGCACAAATCCTTTTTCGTAGCAAAAAGGGTTCGTACTGAGACTTCCATTGCCTCCAGCGCGGTATCCATCAGTTACGCAGCAGTTGAACTTGCCAAAAAGATTTTCGGCGAACTTCAAGGGCAGCGGGCCATGCTCATCGGGGCCGGGGAAATGGCAGAACTTGCCGCAACCCACCTGCTGAACAGCGGTGTGGAACAGATATCCATCGCCAACCGTACATACTCCCGTGCTGAAGAGCTGGGTAAATGCATGGGCGGAAAAGCGGTGCCTTTTGAAAATCTTTATGACCACCTTGTGGAGACTGATATTATCATCAGTTCTACAGGTGCTCCCCACGCGGTTATTTCCGCCAAGGAGATGAGAAAGGTCATTAAGAAACGCAAATACCGGCCCATGTTCTTTATCGATATTGCCGTGCCCCGCGACATTGACCCGGATGTAAACGGACTGGATAACGTTTATCTTTACGATATTGATGATCTTAAAGATGTGGTTGAAGAAAATAAATCTCAGCGCGAAGACGAGGCGATCAAGGCCAATTCCATCGTTGAATTTGAGACCCTGTCTTTTGGCAACTGGATTAATTCCCTCGACCTGCAACCAACCATTGTGGACCTTTTCAACCGCAGTGAACACGTTGCCCAGCAGGAACTTGCCAAGACTCTTAAACGTCTCGGCGATGTGGATGCCAAGACTCATAAGGCACTTGAGACCATGGCCATGTCCATTGGTAAAAAGTTGCTCCACGAGCCGGTGGCCTTTCTAAAACGCCGTACCGAGGAAGAAGGCAAGGCTGATGAATTTGTTGATCTTGCCCGGCGCATGTTTAACCTTGATAATGAAACCATTCCTGCTGATGCTCATTGCGGACGCAAGAAAAAGAATAATTTTGAAGACTAA
- a CDS encoding inner membrane protein YpjD, with product MTLFELFQYVIIALYLAGTVCFFIGSLKSNKILGKLGNLSAVGGFALHTLDLLLAVTLYKETVLSGGYFYFSLLGWSFILVYFGLWWKLRSTFFALTASPFALLLFIISLASQSLKVTIPAHLAGLFIGLHIGTIFVSIALMAMAAGAGVAFLYLNNKIKTKANLTGMGKEMPSLNTFDNVNHWSIIIGFPLYTLGLAAGFLWARAAFSKMFSWDPKEIVTLVVWFLFAFVFHQRIMMGWRGKKPAILVIIVFVITMISLWGINFFIPTHHSFKV from the coding sequence ATGACCTTATTTGAATTATTCCAGTACGTAATTATCGCCCTCTATCTTGCGGGCACTGTTTGCTTTTTTATCGGAAGTCTCAAAAGCAACAAGATATTGGGAAAACTCGGCAACCTTTCCGCTGTTGGCGGTTTTGCCCTGCACACTCTGGATCTGCTTCTGGCGGTCACCCTTTATAAGGAAACTGTTTTAAGCGGCGGATATTTTTATTTCAGCCTGCTAGGCTGGAGTTTCATCCTCGTTTATTTCGGACTGTGGTGGAAGCTGCGCTCTACTTTTTTTGCACTCACAGCATCCCCTTTTGCTCTGCTGCTTTTTATCATCTCCCTTGCGTCCCAGAGCCTCAAGGTAACTATCCCCGCTCATCTGGCAGGTCTTTTTATCGGGCTGCATATCGGGACCATTTTTGTCAGCATCGCGCTTATGGCCATGGCTGCCGGAGCCGGAGTTGCTTTTCTTTACCTGAACAACAAAATCAAAACCAAGGCAAACCTTACCGGAATGGGCAAGGAAATGCCTTCGCTTAATACTTTCGACAATGTAAACCATTGGTCGATTATTATCGGATTCCCTCTCTACACTTTGGGACTTGCTGCCGGATTCCTCTGGGCAAGAGCTGCTTTTTCCAAAATGTTCTCATGGGACCCGAAAGAAATAGTTACTTTAGTGGTCTGGTTTCTTTTTGCATTCGTCTTTCATCAGCGCATTATGATGGGCTGGAGAGGTAAGAAACCGGCAATTCTGGTGATCATAGTTTTTGTCATCACCATGATTTCCCTGTGGGGGATCAACTTTTTTATCCCCACTCACCATAGCTTTAAAGTCTGA
- a CDS encoding bifunctional precorrin-2 dehydrogenase/sirohydrochlorin ferrochelatase: MTYYPIFLKVKNRNCLLVGAGAVGVRKLKSILECNPKQVTVLDTAEPGDEMLEISHDQRVIFEQRPFEDEDLNDVFIAFACTSNAEVNRRMADLCAEKNILCNIADFPEGSNFIVPSVIRQGDLTLAVSSGGCTPAFTKKIRRELQGIFGPHYAAFITLMGRIRPQVLDLGKETSQNTALFRQLVASPILDELEAGNMVRVEEILAQTLPQELVPRIPELIDDLI; this comes from the coding sequence ATGACTTACTACCCTATTTTTCTTAAAGTGAAAAATCGCAATTGTCTGCTGGTCGGAGCCGGGGCTGTGGGGGTGCGCAAACTCAAGTCTATTCTTGAATGCAACCCCAAACAGGTAACTGTACTCGATACAGCAGAACCGGGAGATGAGATGCTTGAAATCAGCCATGATCAACGGGTGATCTTTGAGCAGCGTCCGTTCGAGGATGAAGACCTGAACGATGTTTTCATCGCCTTTGCCTGCACCAGTAATGCAGAGGTCAACCGCCGTATGGCCGATCTTTGTGCTGAAAAAAATATTCTTTGTAATATCGCTGACTTTCCCGAAGGAAGCAACTTTATTGTTCCATCGGTGATCAGGCAGGGAGATTTAACACTGGCGGTGTCTTCCGGGGGCTGCACTCCGGCATTCACAAAGAAAATACGCCGGGAATTACAGGGTATTTTCGGACCGCATTATGCCGCGTTCATCACTCTAATGGGAAGAATAAGGCCGCAGGTCCTTGACCTTGGCAAGGAAACAAGCCAAAACACCGCTTTGTTCAGGCAACTTGTTGCATCTCCGATTTTAGATGAACTGGAGGCTGGAAACATGGTCCGGGTAGAAGAAATTCTGGCTCAGACTTTGCCCCAAGAACTTGTTCCCCGTATACCGGAGTTAATTGATGACCTTATTTGA
- a CDS encoding glycosyltransferase family 9 protein: MKRALVIQLTRFGDLVQTKRLVLTLQRRGFTVHICLDHSLKELARILYPTCEIHPLIAHRSGIEGQGLDTVLPVNYEIFRQLSEIDFEEVYNLNFSTMNYALSSMFDSEKVKGHKRVNGQPMKDPWFELGFRLAAERRNNINLVDYWAALSPDMIPAADVNPVASSGGRGIGVVLAGRESRRSLPYDILAPLVMSARSANMNKDIFLLGSKAERGAGRKLLSKFPASVAESTINLAGKTNWEGLVEAVSGLDMLMTPDTGTMHLAAHLGVPVLGFFLSSAWCTETGPYGEGHTIFQADTDCSPCMEARPCYSDMKCLAPFKNSSRYIATRKPEHLPEGISVFESGCDFLGTQFTLKAGNDATGERRLRLRKFIGSHLGLLDIGEHGPFPELAEKFYKDKDWITA, encoded by the coding sequence ATGAAACGGGCTCTGGTTATACAATTGACAAGATTTGGTGATCTGGTCCAGACCAAGCGTCTTGTTCTTACACTGCAACGTCGTGGATTTACAGTTCATATCTGTCTTGACCACTCTCTAAAAGAGTTGGCCCGGATTCTGTATCCGACCTGCGAAATACATCCTCTCATTGCCCACCGCAGCGGAATAGAAGGGCAGGGTCTTGATACTGTACTTCCTGTTAATTACGAAATATTCAGACAATTATCTGAAATTGATTTCGAGGAAGTGTATAATTTGAATTTTTCAACCATGAATTATGCCCTTTCATCAATGTTTGACTCTGAAAAAGTCAAAGGACATAAACGGGTCAACGGTCAGCCCATGAAAGATCCGTGGTTTGAGTTGGGCTTTCGGCTTGCTGCTGAGCGACGCAACAACATCAATCTTGTTGATTACTGGGCAGCTCTAAGCCCGGACATGATTCCTGCGGCGGATGTAAATCCTGTTGCCAGTTCCGGAGGACGAGGAATCGGGGTGGTTCTGGCTGGACGGGAAAGTCGGCGCTCCCTGCCTTACGATATTCTGGCCCCGCTGGTAATGTCTGCACGATCCGCCAATATGAATAAGGATATTTTTCTGCTGGGAAGCAAAGCAGAGCGCGGTGCCGGCCGGAAATTACTTTCGAAATTTCCGGCTTCAGTTGCAGAAAGCACTATAAATCTTGCTGGTAAAACCAATTGGGAAGGGCTGGTGGAAGCTGTCTCGGGACTTGATATGCTGATGACTCCGGACACAGGAACCATGCATCTTGCCGCCCATCTGGGAGTGCCAGTGCTGGGCTTTTTTCTTTCTTCCGCATGGTGCACTGAAACTGGACCTTATGGCGAAGGGCATACCATTTTTCAAGCTGATACCGATTGCTCCCCCTGTATGGAAGCTCGCCCCTGCTATTCCGATATGAAATGCCTGGCTCCTTTCAAAAATTCTTCCAGATACATTGCGACCCGTAAACCCGAGCATCTGCCTGAAGGGATTTCCGTATTTGAATCCGGCTGCGATTTTCTGGGGACGCAATTTACTCTCAAGGCCGGTAATGATGCCACAGGAGAGCGCAGACTTAGATTGCGTAAATTCATTGGCAGCCATCTTGGCTTGCTGGACATTGGCGAACATGGCCCATTTCCAGAATTAGCAGAGAAATTTTACAAAGATAAAGACTGGATAACAGCTTAA
- a CDS encoding glycosyltransferase, which produces MDKNKVLRILVVLPLYGGSLPVGRFCISALEKMGHLVETFEAPDFYGAYTAIDDLKVTSDRHQYLRNSYLNMLSQAVLAKVETFEPDMVLAMAQAPLTHQALKRLRKDNVKTAMWFVEDFRLFTYWQSFAPFYDVFAVIQKEPFFGELKQIGMENVLYLPLAAHPDIHKPEELNSIDARKYGGDVSFMGAGYPNRRMAFRKLIHHGLKIWGTEWDGDHVLEPYVQFGGRRISSDECVKIFNGTKINLNLHSSINADELVSGGDFINPRTFELAACGAFQLVDKRSLMPEAFDEGELAHFDNLEDLDQKIGYYLAHPEERKKYIEKARVRVLKDHTYEVRMQSLIDFTTEKFNDWPAERNTEVLFNNSFPEELKNDIMMLIKKLGLPANVGFDDLVTAIRTQQGKLSPLDTAVLFLDEWKKVYKK; this is translated from the coding sequence ATGGATAAGAATAAGGTGCTGAGAATTCTGGTTGTACTTCCTCTTTATGGCGGTTCGTTGCCCGTGGGCAGATTCTGCATTTCCGCATTGGAAAAAATGGGCCATCTGGTGGAAACTTTTGAAGCCCCTGATTTTTACGGTGCCTACACTGCGATTGACGACTTGAAAGTCACCTCCGACAGACATCAATACCTGCGGAACAGTTATTTAAATATGTTATCGCAGGCTGTGCTGGCGAAAGTTGAAACTTTTGAGCCGGACATGGTGCTGGCCATGGCTCAAGCTCCTCTGACCCATCAGGCTCTGAAACGGCTACGTAAGGATAATGTAAAAACCGCCATGTGGTTTGTGGAGGATTTTCGTTTATTTACTTACTGGCAGTCATTTGCACCTTTTTATGACGTTTTTGCAGTTATCCAAAAAGAACCGTTTTTTGGTGAGTTGAAACAGATCGGAATGGAGAATGTCTTATATCTTCCGCTGGCTGCCCATCCGGATATTCACAAACCTGAAGAACTTAATTCTATTGATGCCCGCAAATATGGCGGTGATGTGTCTTTTATGGGAGCCGGGTACCCGAACCGACGGATGGCCTTCCGCAAACTGATCCATCACGGTCTGAAAATTTGGGGTACGGAATGGGATGGAGACCATGTACTTGAGCCTTATGTACAGTTCGGGGGGCGACGCATTTCATCTGATGAATGTGTAAAGATTTTTAACGGCACCAAGATCAACCTTAATCTCCATTCATCCATCAATGCTGATGAACTGGTCAGTGGTGGGGATTTTATCAATCCACGCACTTTTGAACTGGCAGCCTGCGGAGCATTTCAGCTTGTGGATAAACGCTCCCTCATGCCCGAAGCTTTTGATGAAGGAGAATTGGCCCATTTTGATAACCTCGAAGATCTTGATCAGAAAATCGGATATTATCTTGCCCACCCTGAAGAGCGTAAAAAATATATAGAAAAAGCGCGGGTAAGGGTACTTAAAGACCATACTTATGAAGTAAGAATGCAGTCCTTGATTGATTTTACTACGGAAAAATTCAACGACTGGCCTGCTGAAAGGAATACCGAGGTTCTTTTTAACAATAGCTTCCCAGAAGAGTTGAAAAATGATATAATGATGCTAATTAAAAAGCTAGGATTGCCCGCAAATGTAGGTTTTGATGATTTAGTAACTGCAATTCGGACACAGCAAGGGAAGTTGAGCCCTCTGGATACAGCTGTACTTTTCCTTGATGAATGGAAGAAAGTATATAAAAAATAA